A single genomic interval of Neisseria leonii harbors:
- a CDS encoding REP-associated tyrosine transposase, translated as MHYRRLYHQGGTYFFTVVTHKRQPILTTDTVRTALRQAVMTVREQYPFENVAWVLLPDHMHIIWRLPDGDGNFSERWRQIKRRTQFQLGSSVKLWQNRFWEHLIRDEKDFEHHFDYLHFNPVKHGYAQTVADWQFSTFHRYVKQGIYPHDWGGGTQMDWEFGE; from the coding sequence ATGCACTACCGACGGCTCTACCACCAAGGCGGCACTTACTTTTTTACCGTGGTAACGCACAAACGCCAACCGATTTTAACCACCGACACCGTCCGCACCGCTCTGCGACAGGCTGTGATGACTGTCCGTGAACAATACCCCTTTGAAAATGTGGCGTGGGTACTCCTGCCCGACCATATGCACATCATTTGGCGGCTGCCTGACGGCGACGGCAATTTCTCCGAACGCTGGCGGCAAATCAAACGCCGCACCCAATTTCAACTCGGCTCATCGGTCAAACTGTGGCAAAACCGCTTTTGGGAACATCTGATCCGTGATGAAAAAGACTTTGAACACCATTTTGATTACCTGCATTTCAACCCCGTCAAACACGGTTACGCCCAAACCGTTGCCGATTGGCAATTTTCCACCTTTCATCGTTATGTCAAACAAGGGATTTATCCGCACGATTGGGGCGGCGGCACACAGATGGATTGGGAATTTGGCGAATAA
- a CDS encoding type II toxin-antitoxin system RelE/ParE family toxin, whose translation MFTVIYAPQFADWLSTLDDEALEDVEAMIELLKTYGYNLARPYADTIKGSKFNNLKELRIQHDGRPLRAFFIFDPLRQAIVLCGGDKTGDKRFYQKMIPLAESIYQYYLTQLEQPQ comes from the coding sequence ATGTTTACGGTTATTTATGCCCCACAATTTGCCGATTGGCTATCAACACTTGATGATGAAGCATTGGAAGATGTTGAGGCGATGATAGAATTGCTCAAAACATACGGCTACAACTTGGCACGCCCCTACGCCGATACCATCAAAGGCAGTAAATTTAATAACCTTAAAGAATTACGCATACAGCACGATGGCAGACCTTTGCGGGCATTTTTTATCTTCGACCCACTGCGGCAGGCGATTGTCCTGTGCGGTGGCGACAAAACAGGCGATAAACGCTTTTATCAAAAAATGATTCCGCTTGCCGAAAGCATCTATCAATACTATCTTACCCAGTTGGAGCAACCGCAATGA
- a CDS encoding helix-turn-helix domain-containing protein, translating into MKFISHDDYIARLPADQQERIHAKAQKLKQAYELAQLRQNAELSQQALAAKMGVSQANISKIENGGDVQLSTLQKYVAALGGKLAITATMADGKVIAIV; encoded by the coding sequence ATGAAATTTATCAGCCACGATGACTACATCGCCCGCCTGCCAGCCGACCAGCAGGAGCGTATCCACGCCAAAGCCCAAAAGCTCAAACAGGCATACGAACTGGCACAGCTGCGGCAAAATGCCGAGCTGTCGCAACAGGCACTTGCCGCCAAAATGGGCGTATCGCAAGCCAATATCAGCAAAATTGAAAACGGCGGCGATGTGCAGCTATCCACCCTGCAAAAATATGTCGCAGCCTTGGGCGGCAAACTCGCCATCACCGCCACAATGGCAGACGGCAAAGTGATTGCGATTGTGTAA
- a CDS encoding type II toxin-antitoxin system Phd/YefM family antitoxin encodes MPSISISELKKNPSAAIFEAQNEAVTVLNHNKPAAYLLSVAEYETLTGRVRLGSRIRQRFQEIADDGFLLPDRADLPRGY; translated from the coding sequence ATGCCAAGCATCAGCATTTCCGAATTGAAGAAAAATCCATCGGCAGCGATTTTTGAGGCACAAAATGAGGCAGTAACAGTACTCAACCACAACAAGCCTGCTGCTTATCTGCTGTCGGTTGCCGAATATGAAACCCTGACCGGCAGAGTCCGGCTGGGCAGCCGTATCCGTCAGCGTTTTCAAGAGATTGCCGATGACGGCTTTTTACTGCCCGATCGGGCGGATCTGCCCAGAGGTTATTAA
- a CDS encoding type II toxin-antitoxin system VapC family toxin codes for MYLIDTNVISELMRPVPNAGVLAWLDSHHPLYISSITQAELLFGVYRMAESKRKTAYLAALQEMFEQDFIGRIIGFDTACTTAYAEICCRRFAVGKPIHTADAQIAAIALTYGMCLTTRNTKDFTDIDGLTLINPFV; via the coding sequence ATGTATCTAATTGATACCAATGTGATTTCCGAGCTGATGCGTCCTGTGCCGAATGCTGGCGTTTTGGCGTGGCTGGACAGCCATCATCCGCTGTACATCAGCAGCATAACCCAAGCCGAGCTACTGTTTGGGGTATACCGCATGGCGGAGAGCAAACGCAAAACCGCCTATCTTGCCGCCTTGCAGGAAATGTTTGAACAGGATTTCATCGGTCGGATTATCGGTTTTGATACGGCTTGTACCACTGCCTATGCCGAAATCTGCTGCCGTCGTTTTGCCGTGGGCAAACCCATTCATACCGCCGATGCCCAAATCGCCGCCATTGCTTTGACATACGGTATGTGCCTGACAACACGCAACACCAAGGATTTTACCGATATTGACGGTTTGACGCTGATCAATCCTTTTGTTTGA
- a CDS encoding ester cyclase: MSQIGNQAFMQRFVMFLNTASLPLAEELIAPEAVFRAPVSGHEYTGPEGYVAILQRLRSGFPDAVWHLEEVVGEGNVLVARFSVVGTHQGEFEGYAPSHRAVKVSAMNLYRLKNGRIVREFAQFDHLSLLWQIGVYPPPSQAV, translated from the coding sequence ATGAGCCAAATCGGAAATCAGGCGTTTATGCAGCGTTTTGTGATGTTTTTGAATACGGCTTCCCTGCCGTTGGCCGAAGAATTGATTGCGCCTGAAGCGGTGTTCAGGGCGCCGGTCAGCGGACACGAATATACCGGCCCCGAGGGTTATGTGGCGATTCTCCAACGGCTGCGCAGCGGATTTCCCGATGCGGTTTGGCATTTGGAGGAAGTGGTGGGCGAGGGCAATGTGCTGGTGGCACGTTTTTCGGTGGTGGGGACGCATCAGGGCGAATTTGAAGGTTATGCGCCCAGCCATCGGGCGGTAAAAGTTTCGGCTATGAATCTCTACCGTTTGAAAAACGGCAGGATTGTGCGCGAGTTTGCCCAGTTCGACCATTTGTCGCTGCTGTGGCAGATCGGTGTTTATCCGCCGCCATCACAGGCCGTCTGA
- a CDS encoding tellurite resistance TerB family protein produces MNLQSILNQVLNSVQNNTPVGGRSPSPLNGLGGGMLTAGILSMLMKKKSTKSLAKAGSVAALGMLAYQAYQSWQQNSRPQAAAPAADQFAHNQADGEAHSRVILKTMIAAAASDGLIDAQERAMIEQEAVQYPQEQQWLAQEFNRPASAAEVAAAVGGRPALAAEAYLAARMVCDELSRKEIVFLSQLSQALNLDDQLVDALEKQAGF; encoded by the coding sequence ATGAACCTCCAAAGCATTCTCAACCAAGTCCTCAACAGCGTACAGAACAACACACCGGTCGGCGGCCGCAGCCCGTCGCCGTTAAACGGTCTGGGCGGCGGTATGCTGACAGCCGGCATTCTGTCGATGCTGATGAAAAAGAAAAGCACCAAATCGCTGGCCAAGGCGGGATCGGTGGCGGCTCTGGGTATGCTGGCCTATCAGGCCTATCAGAGTTGGCAGCAAAACAGCCGTCCGCAGGCCGCCGCACCCGCAGCCGACCAGTTTGCCCACAATCAGGCCGACGGCGAAGCACACAGCCGTGTGATTCTGAAAACCATGATTGCCGCTGCCGCTTCAGACGGCCTGATCGATGCACAGGAGCGTGCGATGATCGAGCAGGAAGCCGTGCAGTATCCGCAGGAACAGCAATGGCTGGCACAAGAGTTCAACCGTCCGGCTTCCGCAGCGGAGGTCGCCGCAGCCGTCGGCGGCCGCCCTGCCTTGGCGGCCGAAGCCTATCTGGCCGCGCGTATGGTCTGCGACGAATTATCGCGCAAAGAAATCGTGTTCCTGTCGCAACTGTCGCAGGCATTGAATCTGGACGACCAATTGGTTGATGCGCTGGAAAAACAGGCCGGTTTTTAA
- the dapE gene encoding succinyl-diaminopimelate desuccinylase codes for MSDTLALTKQLIAQASVTPDDKNCQTILAERLHAAGFTVEEMPFGETKNFWARRGSGAPLVCFAGHTDVVPSGPEEKWTSPPFVPTERDGKLYGRGAADMKTSIAAFVTAAERLTARMPDHQGSIALLITSDEEGDAHDGTTKVVDVLKARGETIDYCVVGEPTAVDRLGDTIKNGRRGSLSGRLTVKGKQGHIAYPHLAVNPVHIFAPALAELCAETWDSGNGYFPPTGFQISNIRAGTGATNVIPGTLDVWFNFRFSTESTDSGLKQRVHDILDKHGLCYDLVWSLSGRPFLTEAGRLTDVARQAVAEVCGVQAELSTSGGTSDGRFIKAVARELIELGPVNASIHQIDEHIELAAIDELSAVYERMLEKLLAVD; via the coding sequence ATGAGTGATACGCTGGCCTTGACCAAACAACTGATTGCCCAAGCCTCGGTTACGCCCGACGACAAAAACTGCCAAACGATTTTGGCCGAACGGCTACACGCGGCCGGTTTTACCGTCGAGGAAATGCCGTTCGGCGAGACGAAAAACTTCTGGGCGCGGCGCGGCAGCGGCGCACCGCTGGTGTGTTTTGCCGGACACACCGATGTCGTTCCCAGCGGCCCCGAAGAAAAATGGACTTCGCCGCCGTTTGTGCCCACCGAGCGCGACGGGAAATTATACGGACGCGGTGCGGCCGATATGAAAACAAGTATCGCCGCATTCGTGACCGCAGCCGAACGCCTGACTGCCCGTATGCCCGACCATCAGGGCAGCATCGCGCTCTTGATTACATCGGACGAAGAGGGCGATGCGCATGACGGTACCACCAAAGTGGTCGATGTCTTGAAAGCGCGCGGCGAAACCATCGATTACTGCGTGGTCGGCGAGCCGACGGCGGTCGACCGTTTGGGTGATACGATTAAAAACGGCCGCCGCGGCTCGCTCTCGGGCAGGCTGACGGTCAAGGGCAAACAGGGGCATATCGCCTATCCGCATCTGGCCGTGAATCCCGTCCACATTTTCGCGCCCGCGCTGGCCGAGCTGTGTGCCGAAACCTGGGATAGCGGCAACGGCTATTTTCCGCCCACCGGTTTCCAGATTTCCAATATCCGTGCGGGAACGGGTGCGACGAACGTGATTCCCGGCACGCTGGACGTTTGGTTCAATTTCCGTTTTTCCACCGAGTCCACCGACAGCGGGCTGAAACAGCGGGTGCACGATATTTTGGACAAACACGGCCTCTGTTACGATTTGGTCTGGTCGCTTTCCGGCCGGCCGTTTCTGACCGAGGCCGGACGGCTGACCGATGTGGCGCGTCAGGCAGTTGCCGAAGTGTGCGGTGTGCAGGCCGAACTCTCTACCAGCGGCGGCACGTCCGACGGCCGCTTTATCAAAGCTGTGGCGCGCGAACTGATCGAGCTGGGGCCGGTGAATGCGTCGATTCACCAGATTGACGAGCATATCGAATTGGCCGCGATAGACGAATTGTCTGCGGTGTATGAGCGTATGCTGGAAAAACTTTTGGCTGTGGATTGA
- a CDS encoding SirB2 family protein, translated as MYLTVKHSHMFFVAVTAVLFNLRFWLRAAKPAKPLPGLLNVLPHLNDTLLLFTGLWLMSLAHWTPFGNAHWLGVKLLLVLAYIFSGLKALKAAPRSRRAGLFYAAAMLCLVAVYHLARFKPF; from the coding sequence ATGTATTTGACGGTCAAACACAGCCATATGTTCTTTGTCGCGGTAACCGCCGTGCTGTTCAACCTGCGTTTCTGGCTGCGGGCGGCCAAACCCGCAAAACCGCTGCCGGGGCTGCTGAACGTGCTGCCGCACCTGAACGACACGCTGCTGCTGTTTACCGGCCTGTGGCTGATGTCGCTGGCACATTGGACACCGTTCGGTAATGCCCACTGGCTGGGCGTGAAACTGCTGCTGGTGCTGGCCTATATTTTCAGCGGCCTGAAAGCCTTGAAAGCCGCACCGCGCAGCCGCCGCGCCGGACTGTTTTACGCCGCCGCCATGCTGTGTCTGGTTGCGGTTTACCATCTGGCGCGCTTCAAGCCGTTTTAA
- a CDS encoding class I SAM-dependent methyltransferase: MLLPSALHFAHNLIREQVRAGDCVLDGTVGNGHDTCLLAELVGPSGQVWAFDIQTQALEATAARLAERGLAARVSLIHDGHQNLAAWVAQPLRLAVFNFGYLPGGDKSITTTGETSVAALSAAADRLDAGGLLLAVVYSGHEAGRAEAAVIEQWAQNLPQSVFQVLRYQFANQRNHPPYLLAVAKR; this comes from the coding sequence ATGCTTTTACCGTCAGCCCTGCATTTTGCCCATAACCTAATCCGTGAGCAGGTACGCGCGGGCGACTGCGTTTTGGACGGTACGGTGGGTAACGGCCACGATACCTGCCTGCTGGCCGAATTGGTCGGCCCAAGCGGGCAGGTATGGGCGTTTGACATACAGACGCAGGCTCTGGAAGCGACGGCGGCGCGTTTGGCCGAACGCGGTTTGGCCGCGCGGGTGTCGCTGATACACGACGGCCATCAGAATCTCGCCGCATGGGTGGCTCAGCCGCTGCGTTTGGCCGTTTTCAATTTCGGCTACCTGCCCGGCGGCGACAAAAGCATCACCACAACAGGCGAAACCAGCGTGGCTGCCTTGTCGGCCGCTGCGGACAGGCTGGATGCGGGCGGCCTTTTGCTGGCCGTGGTGTACAGCGGGCATGAGGCGGGGCGGGCGGAAGCCGCTGTGATTGAACAGTGGGCGCAAAATCTGCCGCAAAGCGTGTTTCAGGTTCTGCGCTATCAGTTTGCCAACCAGCGCAATCATCCGCCGTATCTGCTGGCCGTAGCCAAACGTTGA
- the era gene encoding GTPase Era — protein sequence MDTEQYFAAQPAAEGYRSGFVAIVGRPNVGKSTLMNHLIGQKISITSKKAQTTRHKVTGIYTDETAQLVFVDTPGFQTDHRNALNDRLNLNVTEAMSGVDLVVLVVEAMRLTDADRVVVKQLPKHTPVFLVVNKIDKEKAKDKYALAAFIDAVRAEFDFVGHEVVSAKHGLRIANLAAALKPLLPEGIALYPEDMVTDKSSRFLAMEIVREKLFRYLGEELPYAMNVEVEQFKEDGGMYHIYIAVLVDKENQKPIVIGKGGEKLKKISTEARLDMEKLFGCKVFLKVWVKVKSGWADDIRFLNELGL from the coding sequence ATGGATACAGAACAATATTTTGCCGCACAGCCTGCGGCCGAGGGTTACCGTTCGGGCTTTGTGGCGATTGTCGGCCGCCCGAATGTGGGCAAGTCGACGCTGATGAACCACCTAATCGGCCAGAAAATCAGTATTACCAGTAAAAAAGCGCAAACCACGCGGCACAAGGTAACCGGTATCTATACCGATGAAACCGCGCAGCTGGTGTTTGTCGATACGCCCGGTTTCCAAACCGACCACCGCAACGCACTGAACGACCGCCTGAATCTGAATGTCACCGAGGCGATGAGCGGCGTGGATTTGGTGGTCTTGGTGGTGGAGGCGATGCGGCTGACCGATGCCGACCGAGTGGTGGTGAAACAGTTGCCCAAGCATACGCCGGTGTTTTTGGTGGTGAACAAAATCGATAAAGAGAAAGCCAAAGACAAATATGCGTTGGCGGCTTTTATCGATGCGGTGCGCGCGGAGTTCGACTTTGTCGGTCACGAAGTGGTCAGTGCCAAACACGGCCTGCGGATTGCGAATCTGGCGGCCGCACTCAAACCGCTGCTGCCCGAGGGCATCGCGCTGTATCCCGAGGATATGGTTACCGACAAATCCAGCCGTTTTCTGGCGATGGAGATTGTGCGCGAAAAGCTGTTCCGCTATTTGGGCGAAGAGCTGCCGTATGCCATGAATGTGGAAGTCGAACAGTTTAAAGAAGACGGCGGCATGTACCACATCTATATCGCCGTGCTGGTGGACAAGGAAAACCAGAAGCCGATTGTCATCGGCAAAGGCGGCGAAAAGCTGAAGAAAATTTCCACCGAAGCGCGGCTGGATATGGAGAAACTGTTCGGCTGCAAAGTGTTTTTGAAAGTGTGGGTGAAGGTGAAATCGGGCTGGGCCGACGATATCCGCTTTTTGAACGAATTGGGGCTGTAA
- the rnc gene encoding ribonuclease III, with amino-acid sequence MNPKLKTAALQQIQRALGHTFRDEALLKRALTHRSYSSQHNERFEFVGDAVLNYTVARMLFDAFPDVPEGQLSRLRANLVNQDVLAEIARSLNVGNALYLGGGELKSGGFDRPSILADALEALFAAVSFDAGFAAAEAVVRRLFGQRVAQADFKHQGKDAKTLLQEALQARRLPLPKYRIEQQTGEGNEAEFTVSCDLGELGKITYARAGSRRAAEQTAAKEAFDWLIAAKPLKTK; translated from the coding sequence ATGAATCCGAAACTGAAAACGGCCGCCCTGCAACAGATTCAGCGGGCTTTGGGTCATACTTTCCGTGATGAAGCCTTATTGAAACGTGCGCTGACCCACCGCAGCTATTCTTCGCAGCATAACGAACGGTTTGAATTTGTCGGCGATGCCGTTTTGAATTACACGGTAGCCAGAATGCTGTTCGATGCGTTTCCCGATGTGCCGGAAGGCCAGCTTTCGCGGTTGCGCGCCAATTTGGTCAATCAGGACGTGCTGGCCGAAATCGCGCGCAGTCTGAACGTCGGCAATGCGCTGTATCTGGGCGGCGGCGAGTTGAAAAGCGGCGGTTTCGACCGTCCGTCGATTTTGGCCGACGCATTGGAAGCCCTGTTTGCCGCCGTCAGCTTCGATGCCGGTTTTGCCGCAGCCGAAGCCGTTGTACGCCGCCTGTTCGGGCAGCGTGTGGCACAGGCCGATTTCAAGCATCAGGGCAAAGATGCCAAAACGCTGTTGCAGGAAGCATTGCAGGCCCGCCGTCTGCCGTTGCCGAAATACCGCATCGAGCAGCAGACGGGCGAGGGCAACGAAGCCGAGTTTACTGTTTCCTGCGATTTGGGCGAATTGGGCAAAATCACTTATGCCCGGGCCGGCAGCCGCCGTGCTGCCGAACAGACGGCCGCCAAAGAAGCCTTCGACTGGCTGATTGCCGCCAAGCCGTTAAAAACAAAGTAG
- a CDS encoding pseudouridine synthase, producing MNQEAVRLSKRMAELGLCSRREADSYIEQGWVKVNGRVAVLGQKVLPSDRIDLNKQAHESQAQRVTVLLNKPVGYVSGQPEKDYRAALELITPQNRWSGDTSRVEYRDSHKKGLAPAGRLDIDSVGLLVLTQDGRIAKQLIGGDSGAEKEYLVRVQGRLSEEGLKLLNHGLSLDGEKLRPAQVEWQNEDQLRFVLKQGKKRQIRRMCELVGLKVVGLKRIRIGRVKLGRLPPGQWRYLDKNERF from the coding sequence ATGAATCAGGAAGCAGTCCGCCTGTCCAAACGTATGGCCGAATTGGGCTTGTGCAGCCGGCGCGAAGCCGACAGTTATATAGAGCAGGGGTGGGTCAAGGTAAACGGCCGGGTGGCGGTATTGGGGCAGAAAGTGCTGCCGTCCGACCGCATTGATCTGAACAAACAGGCGCACGAATCGCAGGCGCAGCGGGTAACGGTGCTGCTCAACAAGCCGGTGGGCTATGTCAGCGGCCAGCCGGAAAAAGATTATCGCGCCGCATTGGAGTTGATTACACCGCAAAACCGCTGGTCGGGCGACACAAGCCGTGTCGAATACCGCGACAGCCATAAAAAGGGTTTGGCACCGGCCGGACGGCTGGACATCGACTCGGTGGGCCTGCTGGTGCTGACGCAGGACGGACGCATCGCCAAACAGCTTATCGGCGGCGACAGCGGAGCGGAAAAAGAATATCTGGTGCGCGTGCAGGGGCGTTTGTCGGAAGAGGGTTTGAAACTGCTCAACCACGGACTGAGTCTGGACGGCGAAAAACTGCGTCCGGCACAGGTGGAATGGCAGAATGAAGACCAGCTGCGCTTTGTGCTCAAACAGGGCAAAAAACGCCAAATCCGCCGGATGTGCGAACTGGTGGGGCTGAAAGTGGTGGGGCTGAAACGCATCCGCATCGGCCGGGTGAAACTGGGCAGGCTGCCGCCCGGGCAGTGGCGTTATCTGGATAAAAACGAGCGGTTTTAA
- a CDS encoding LysE family translocator, with protein MDGVENYWGFLAAAVILNLTPGADTVYILMRSIAQGRKAGVWSAAGICTGILVHVLLVSFGLAQVVAHSPLLFSLLQYGGALYLLYLGVKMWRTPPAEWDDAADMPAGRRLFVQGLLTNLLNPKIVLFFLALLPQFVVPSAAASAVPFLVLGLTFLATSLLWCLLLAVSGAPAGRLLRRFPFLARWMNRISGMVFIGLGVRLGLVR; from the coding sequence GTGGACGGGGTCGAAAATTATTGGGGTTTTCTTGCGGCGGCTGTGATTTTGAATCTCACGCCCGGTGCCGATACGGTCTATATTCTGATGCGCAGTATTGCACAGGGGCGCAAAGCGGGTGTGTGGTCGGCAGCGGGCATATGTACGGGTATTTTGGTGCATGTACTGCTGGTGTCGTTCGGTCTGGCGCAGGTGGTGGCGCATTCGCCGCTGCTGTTTTCTCTGCTGCAATACGGCGGCGCGCTGTATCTGCTGTATTTGGGCGTGAAAATGTGGCGTACGCCGCCGGCGGAATGGGATGATGCCGCCGATATGCCGGCAGGCCGCCGTCTGTTTGTGCAGGGTCTGCTGACCAATCTGCTCAACCCGAAAATCGTGCTGTTTTTTCTCGCACTGCTGCCTCAGTTTGTTGTACCTTCTGCCGCTGCCTCGGCGGTGCCCTTCCTGGTGCTGGGGCTGACTTTTTTGGCCACCAGTCTGCTGTGGTGCCTGCTTCTCGCGGTGTCCGGCGCACCGGCCGGTCGTCTGCTGCGCCGTTTTCCGTTTTTGGCGCGCTGGATGAACCGCATCAGCGGTATGGTGTTTATCGGTTTGGGCGTGCGTTTGGGATTGGTACGCTGA
- a CDS encoding class I SAM-dependent RNA methyltransferase, with amino-acid sequence MTVYSLFATCPRGLESVLAAELAAQGCSATAATDGGVACRGGLAAVYRINLHSRTASRILLRLTQGAYRSERDIYRLARGIRWENWFDAGQTFKVKAEGRRAQVKSLDFAALTVKDALCDAFRDVCGARPSVDKMRPDVRVHVFLDDKTVQIFIDTSGEGLFKRGYRQDTGDAPLRENLAAGLLLLAGYDGTQPFQDPFCGSGTLAIEAAWIAQNRAPGLMRRFGFERLKNFDKALWVKEKQAAKTAVAAEMTAPVAASDNDRRMVRAAEENARAAEVDGLIRFETCDAQDARPNGAGGLMLSNPPYGVRLAETAALHALYPQLGSWLKQHYAGWTVGMFTGDREMPKLMRLSPKRKIPLYNGNLDCRLFVLDMVAGSNRAKTAGQSTQAV; translated from the coding sequence ATGACGGTTTATTCTTTATTTGCCACCTGCCCGCGCGGTCTGGAAAGTGTTTTGGCGGCCGAATTGGCGGCGCAGGGTTGCAGCGCGACGGCCGCTACCGACGGCGGCGTGGCATGCAGAGGCGGTTTGGCGGCGGTGTACCGCATCAATCTGCATTCGCGCACGGCCAGCCGTATTTTGCTGCGCCTGACGCAGGGTGCGTACCGCAGCGAGCGCGATATTTACAGACTGGCGCGCGGTATCCGCTGGGAAAACTGGTTTGATGCCGGACAAACGTTCAAAGTGAAAGCGGAAGGCCGGCGGGCGCAGGTGAAGAGCCTCGATTTTGCCGCGCTGACGGTCAAAGACGCTTTATGCGATGCGTTCCGCGATGTCTGCGGTGCGCGTCCGAGTGTGGATAAAATGCGCCCCGATGTGCGCGTCCATGTTTTTCTCGACGATAAAACCGTGCAGATTTTTATCGACACTTCGGGCGAAGGCCTGTTCAAACGCGGTTACCGTCAGGATACGGGCGATGCGCCCCTGCGCGAAAATCTGGCGGCCGGACTGCTGCTTTTGGCCGGTTACGACGGTACACAGCCGTTTCAGGATCCGTTCTGCGGCAGCGGCACGCTGGCCATTGAAGCGGCATGGATAGCGCAAAACCGCGCGCCGGGCCTGATGCGCCGCTTCGGTTTCGAGCGGCTGAAAAATTTCGACAAAGCCTTGTGGGTGAAAGAAAAACAGGCGGCCAAAACCGCTGTGGCCGCTGAAATGACCGCACCGGTTGCCGCTTCCGACAACGACCGCCGTATGGTCCGTGCGGCAGAAGAAAATGCCCGTGCGGCCGAAGTGGACGGCCTGATCCGTTTCGAGACCTGTGATGCACAGGACGCGCGCCCGAACGGTGCGGGCGGTCTGATGCTGTCCAACCCGCCCTACGGCGTGCGTCTGGCCGAAACGGCCGCGCTGCACGCGCTGTATCCACAATTGGGCAGCTGGCTCAAACAGCATTATGCGGGTTGGACGGTCGGCATGTTTACCGGCGACCGCGAAATGCCCAAACTGATGCGCCTGTCGCCCAAACGGAAAATCCCGCTGTATAACGGCAATCTCGACTGCCGCCTGTTTGTGCTGGACATGGTGGCGGGCAGCAACCGTGCCAAAACAGCGGGACAGAGTACACAGGCCGTCTGA
- the mutY gene encoding A/G-specific adenine glycosylase, giving the protein MPLCYNSGFFPPAPLMPDDFARRLIDWQHRHGRHNLPWHSRDPYRVWLSEIMLQQTQVATVREYFPRFVAEFPDVAALAAAAQDDVLRLWAGLGYYSRARNLHQAAKQIMTQFDGRFPQSRGEWETLCGVGRSTAAAICAFTLNRREAILDGNVKRVLCRVFARDGDPADKTFEKRLWALAESLLPPDAADMPAYTQGLMDLGATVCKRGRPDCAACPMQARCLAYAQNRTAELPRRKKAAAPVHLPLFWLQLRTPDGRLLLEKRPQSGIWAGMYCLPCFENLSELYRFAAAYGLTPDDLTEHPAIAHRLTHRLLDITPFSAVLPQAPATDSGWQNAQQIRQSALPKPLSSWLAQQNLL; this is encoded by the coding sequence ATGCCTCTCTGCTACAATAGCGGCTTTTTTCCGCCCGCCCCGCTTATGCCCGATGATTTTGCCCGCCGCCTGATTGACTGGCAGCACCGGCACGGCCGCCACAACCTGCCTTGGCACAGCCGCGACCCTTACCGTGTCTGGCTGTCGGAAATCATGCTCCAACAAACCCAAGTCGCCACCGTGCGCGAATATTTCCCGCGCTTTGTTGCCGAGTTCCCCGATGTCGCCGCGCTGGCCGCTGCCGCTCAGGACGACGTACTGCGCCTGTGGGCGGGTTTGGGCTATTACAGCCGCGCACGCAATCTGCACCAAGCGGCCAAACAGATTATGACGCAGTTTGACGGCCGTTTTCCGCAATCGCGCGGCGAATGGGAAACCCTGTGCGGTGTCGGCCGCAGCACCGCCGCCGCCATCTGCGCGTTCACGCTGAACCGGCGCGAGGCCATTCTCGACGGCAATGTCAAACGCGTCTTATGCCGCGTATTCGCCCGAGACGGCGACCCGGCGGACAAAACGTTCGAAAAACGCCTGTGGGCATTGGCCGAAAGCCTGCTGCCGCCCGATGCCGCCGATATGCCCGCCTACACGCAGGGACTGATGGACTTGGGCGCCACCGTCTGCAAACGCGGCAGACCCGACTGTGCCGCCTGCCCGATGCAGGCGCGCTGCCTGGCTTATGCGCAAAACCGCACGGCCGAACTGCCGCGCCGCAAAAAAGCCGCCGCCCCCGTACACCTGCCCCTGTTCTGGCTGCAACTGCGCACGCCCGACGGCCGCCTGCTGCTGGAAAAACGCCCGCAAAGCGGCATTTGGGCGGGTATGTACTGCCTGCCCTGCTTTGAGAACTTGTCCGAGCTGTACCGTTTCGCCGCCGCATACGGCCTGACACCCGACGATTTGACCGAACACCCCGCCATCGCACACCGCCTGACCCACCGCCTGCTCGATATTACCCCGTTTTCCGCCGTACTGCCCCAAGCACCCGCCACAGACTCAGGCTGGCAAAACGCACAGCAAATCCGCCAAAGCGCGCTGCCCAAACCGTTAAGCAGCTGGCTGGCACAGCAAAATCTGCTTTGA